Proteins co-encoded in one Halorussus lipolyticus genomic window:
- a CDS encoding 2Fe-2S iron-sulfur cluster-binding protein: protein MVDALGLGLGLTLVLIAVALHYSEGTEWRTPDDISQEVLERRAETVAETDFPEPMNRSIGGGGGAVAVGGGGAEGELEGEDGEDEGFDPASISDDEVEYFEVEYVNEGETIEVANNETVLEAGEDEGWDLPYACRQGQCLSCGGKVQDGDASEYVRHSNNETLGEDEVGKGYILTCTAYPTDDFSLETNETP, encoded by the coding sequence ATGGTAGACGCACTGGGTCTGGGACTCGGGCTAACGCTCGTCCTCATCGCGGTAGCCCTTCACTACTCGGAGGGCACCGAGTGGCGAACCCCCGACGACATCTCCCAAGAGGTGCTCGAACGGCGGGCCGAGACCGTGGCGGAGACTGACTTCCCCGAGCCGATGAACCGCTCCATCGGCGGCGGTGGCGGCGCGGTCGCCGTCGGCGGCGGCGGTGCCGAGGGTGAACTCGAAGGCGAGGACGGCGAGGACGAAGGCTTCGACCCCGCCTCCATCTCGGACGACGAGGTCGAGTACTTCGAGGTCGAATACGTCAACGAGGGCGAAACCATCGAAGTCGCCAACAACGAGACGGTGCTGGAAGCCGGCGAGGACGAGGGCTGGGACCTGCCCTACGCCTGTCGGCAGGGTCAGTGTCTCTCGTGCGGTGGCAAGGTGCAGGACGGCGACGCCAGCGAGTACGTCCGACACAGCAACAACGAGACGCTCGGCGAAGACGAGGTCGGAAAAGGGTACATCCTGACGTGTACCGCCTACCCGACCGACGACTTCAGCCTCGAAACGAACGAGACGCCCTGA
- a CDS encoding DJ-1/PfpI family protein: MTTQIVIVVYEGFDELDAIAPYEVFSNAADRGCDLEVSLRTLDPRDEITASHGLRIGTDGLLADADPDLVLVPGGGWNDRADASAWAEAQQGDLPDAIADLHERGVELAAVCTGGMLLAEAGVLDGRPAVTHASALADLRETDARTDAETVDARVVDDGDVLTAGGVTSGLDLALHLVARLCGEDVSEDVAETIEYEPRGDVYEG; the protein is encoded by the coding sequence ATGACAACCCAAATCGTCATCGTGGTCTACGAGGGCTTCGACGAACTCGACGCGATAGCGCCCTACGAGGTTTTCTCCAACGCCGCCGACCGGGGGTGTGACCTCGAAGTGAGCCTGCGAACTCTCGACCCCCGAGACGAAATCACGGCCAGCCACGGTCTCCGAATTGGGACCGACGGCCTCCTCGCCGACGCCGACCCGGACCTCGTTCTCGTACCCGGAGGAGGGTGGAACGACCGTGCGGACGCGAGCGCGTGGGCCGAGGCCCAGCAAGGCGACCTGCCCGACGCCATCGCGGACCTGCACGAGCGGGGCGTCGAACTAGCGGCGGTCTGTACCGGCGGGATGCTCCTCGCGGAGGCCGGAGTGCTGGATGGTCGGCCCGCCGTCACCCACGCCAGCGCGCTTGCGGACCTCAGAGAGACCGATGCCCGAACTGACGCCGAAACCGTGGACGCCCGCGTCGTGGACGACGGCGACGTGCTGACCGCCGGGGGCGTCACGTCGGGTCTCGACTTGGCGCTCCACCTCGTCGCACGGCTCTGCGGCGAGGACGTTTCCGAGGACGTTGCAGAAACCATCGAGTACGAACCGCGGGGTGACGTGTACGAGGGCTGA
- the gnd gene encoding phosphogluconate dehydrogenase (NAD(+)-dependent, decarboxylating), with amino-acid sequence MQLGVIGLGRMGRIVVDRVLDAGHDVVAFDLDEEAVASAADAGATPANSVTDLAERLGDEKRIWLMVPAGEAVDAALDDLESHLTDEDIVVDGGNSYFEDSTRRAEQTPAAYLDCGTSGGPAGAELGFSLMVGGPEWAYDEMTPVFDAVATGPEGHDRMGPAGSGHYVKMVHNGVEYALMQAYGEGFELLAEGRYDLDLEAVARTWNNGAVIRSWLLELCEEAFREEGTDLGDVDDYVAGGSTGTWTVQEALEQEVPVPLIYQALGERFGSRARDDGRFSRRLANRLRYGFGRHEVARREE; translated from the coding sequence ATGCAACTGGGCGTCATCGGACTGGGCCGGATGGGCCGCATCGTCGTGGACCGAGTACTCGACGCCGGCCACGACGTAGTAGCGTTCGACTTGGACGAGGAGGCCGTCGCCTCTGCCGCCGACGCAGGAGCGACCCCCGCCAACTCCGTCACCGACCTCGCCGAGCGACTGGGCGACGAGAAGCGAATCTGGTTGATGGTCCCCGCGGGCGAGGCGGTGGACGCCGCGCTGGACGACCTCGAATCGCACCTGACCGACGAGGACATCGTGGTGGACGGCGGTAACTCCTACTTCGAGGACTCGACGCGCCGGGCCGAACAGACCCCGGCGGCGTACCTCGACTGCGGGACCTCCGGCGGTCCCGCCGGGGCCGAACTCGGCTTCTCGCTGATGGTCGGCGGACCGGAGTGGGCTTACGACGAGATGACCCCAGTCTTCGACGCGGTGGCGACCGGACCCGAGGGTCACGACCGGATGGGTCCCGCGGGGTCGGGCCACTACGTCAAGATGGTCCACAACGGCGTCGAATACGCCCTGATGCAGGCCTACGGCGAGGGCTTCGAACTCCTCGCGGAGGGCCGGTACGACCTCGATTTGGAGGCCGTCGCCCGGACGTGGAACAACGGCGCAGTCATTCGCTCGTGGTTGCTCGAACTCTGCGAGGAGGCCTTCCGCGAGGAGGGCACCGACCTCGGCGACGTGGACGACTACGTGGCCGGAGGTTCGACCGGGACGTGGACCGTCCAAGAGGCCCTCGAACAGGAGGTTCCGGTGCCGCTCATCTATCAGGCGCTCGGCGAGCGATTCGGGTCGAGAGCGCGAGACGACGGGCGATTCTCCCGGCGACTGGCGAATCGGCTTCGCTACGGATTCGGGCGGCACGAGGTCGCACGCCGCGAGGAGTGA
- a CDS encoding endonuclease/exonuclease/phosphatase family protein: MTALATWNCNMAFRKKRDQILRYDPDLLVIQECENPETKGDWSEFSDWVWVGENANKGLGVFARNGITLELTDDEKTESRYVIPVKVDGARDLLAVWAMNDETNPRKRYIGQVYTALEQYHEFVASGAIVAGDFNWNVIWDESPKSPLRGNFAETVELLNDLGLRSVYHHHTDAEFGDEEDPTFVMHKKREKSYHIDYIFAPEGAVTGMRNYSIGTYDDWIDASDHVPTVVEFED, translated from the coding sequence ATGACGGCGCTGGCGACGTGGAACTGCAACATGGCATTCCGGAAGAAGCGAGACCAGATACTCAGGTACGACCCCGACCTACTCGTGATTCAGGAGTGTGAAAACCCAGAGACAAAAGGCGATTGGTCGGAATTTTCCGACTGGGTTTGGGTCGGTGAGAACGCGAACAAAGGCCTCGGTGTCTTCGCCAGAAACGGAATCACACTCGAACTCACGGACGACGAGAAGACAGAGAGTCGATACGTTATCCCAGTGAAAGTAGACGGAGCGAGAGACCTACTTGCGGTGTGGGCGATGAACGACGAGACGAATCCGAGAAAACGCTACATCGGACAGGTATATACTGCCCTCGAACAGTATCACGAGTTCGTTGCATCCGGTGCAATTGTCGCTGGTGACTTCAATTGGAACGTTATCTGGGACGAGTCGCCGAAAAGCCCACTCCGCGGAAACTTCGCCGAGACAGTCGAACTCCTTAACGACCTCGGACTTCGGAGCGTCTACCATCACCACACGGACGCCGAATTTGGAGACGAGGAGGACCCGACTTTCGTCATGCACAAGAAGCGCGAGAAGTCGTACCACATCGACTACATCTTTGCTCCGGAGGGAGCGGTAACCGGGATGCGGAACTATAGCATCGGTACTTACGACGACTGGATCGACGCTAGCGACCACGTACCGACCGTGGTGGAATTCGAGGACTGA